DNA from Candidatus Thermoplasmatota archaeon:
AGAAAATGCTGGAACTGTAAGCATTTTTCAGGTCAGGAACTTGCGTTCGATCTAGACCCGGAGAATGTAAAATGCCCTTATCATGGTGATTATGCTAAGAGCTTGTAAAAAATTATTCCAAGGTTAGAACAACATACTCAGGCAGGGGATTCCATATACATGTGTTTGACGAAGATACTTATAAATTGGCTAGAAAAGAAAGGCTGAAAATAGCGCAGATGCTATCAAAAAAATATGCTATCAATGAATGGGTTACCGCTGGCGAAATGCGACTTGTTAGACTGCCTTATTCTTTGCATGGAATGGTTTCAAGAATATGCATCCCAGTAAAAATAACTGAGCTAAAATACTTTGGCCCAAGAACTAGCAAGGAATGCCTACCTAAATTTTTA
Protein-coding regions in this window:
- a CDS encoding DNA primase; its protein translation is MFDEDTYKLARKERLKIAQMLSKKYAINEWVTAGEMRLVRLPYSLHGMVSRICIPVKITELKYFGPRTSKECLPKFL